The genomic region TTGTGTCATAACCAGATCGATGTCCTTGGGTTCCACTCCGGTGGGgtcctcgtcctcatcatcattagCCACTGCAGATGTTTCTGGCTTGGAAAGCACATTGCTCAAGTCGGGAGCCTTGAACTGTTCTGCTGCCTGTGTTTGAAGCTGTGAGCTCAGATCTTCGATCTTTGCCTCCCCAAAGATAACATAAGTGTCTGATGCCGGGCTCTTGAAGACATCGGGCTTTGAGATGACAAACAATATCTGATTTACCAAACAAAATAAAATACCGTTATCCCAGTCAGTGGCAGGTTCAGATTTCAGAATGTTTTCTCTgggatacaacaacaacaacagcagcatcagagccttaatcccaaaatgttTTCTCTGggatatttaatttaaatttaaattaatttttattaCGACAAGCCTAAAATGGAAAAACTATTCAAGACTAGGCCTGTCAAAGCTTACATAACTCAAattaacccgactcaaacccaAAAAGTATACCCAACTCAAATGGACCAGATTTGAAATACCTTGGCCTGAAAATGGTCAACGACTCAACGTGacacaaatatgaaaatgacgaATTTGAAATAACAAACGTTAATAAACACAAATCAAAACAACCCCAGTGACCAGGACATCCAGATTCCAGACCCATAACAACCAAGCCAAATAATCTGAatccaaaatgacccgaccccTAATGACCCTTTCTGAAATAACCTGTGTGTCAGGTCTACTCAGGACCTAAATGCTATAACATGCACCCGCCGTCCACCGAGTGTATCGAAGGTTCCCTTGTCTAGAAGAACTAATTTTCATTTATTGGTAAAAACAAAAACTATTCCTGTACGAGTTTTAAAAGGGACAAATCCACGTACATTCTTGCTCTTCTTCACAGTGACCCTGCTGACGCCAGTAATGGGTTTCATCCCAAGTTTCAACATGGCTTTACGACTCTTTTTCTCGCTCCGGCTTTGTTTTGACCTACTGGAACCATCAACATCAAGGGCTCCTGTAACCCAAGCACAAGATATTGAATATAAAGCACAAAAGTAAGGATAATTCTAAGAATCCATGATGGAGCAGGAAATTAGAATTACAACACAACGAATCCTCGCCGGGCTTGATAATGATCTGATTCAACAACAAGCTTATCGAGGATTAAAACCCAATATTGTCGGCTGTTTAAGTATCATTGATGGCAAGTCAAGCGCACCAGAAAATGAAACCGATAACactaaaaaaaatccaaaaaaacaggAAACTGTATTCCTAAATGTTGAACCTATAGAGGCAAAGAAGTATGCAGGTGAGCGTGACTGTATGATTTTGAAGGCTGAGTAATTGGAGGTTCACTGTCCAAGTCTTTACGTCTTAGTATGTTACAGCAATGAAGTAATGTCATTCATAATTTCATATACATCCAACTAGGTTACGCAAATTATAATCCAAATAACAGACGGTTGAAGAGAACTTATTAAGAAAGGACGATTAGTAAATCATTTAGGCAATTCTGATCATGACCCAAATTAGAGCCACATATTTCAAAGAACAAACTAATCAATCACATACTCCCACAGTCCCACTAACTCTTTGGAATTGCcccatttgttgaatatatgtgaggagtattttgaTGAAATGGGGGCATTTCCAAAGAGTTAAAGGGAGTATCATATCTTAGGCAGACTTGGCAACAGGCTGGTGTCAGATTATTAATCACAATTACGTCTGAAAGAAAAAGTTTATAGCCTAAATTGAAGTCATATCATGTATCTCACACAGCTCACAAGTTATATGGCGTGTTGAACATAGCACATAGGCATACAGCAAACAACTAACAGGCCTTCCACAACGAAGCTCAGCATACCTTCCaaatcatcatcgtcatcctcatcctcatcatcatcttcatcatcgtcctCAACGACAGGCTCGTCATGCTTCAAGGAAATGATGAATAGACATCAGAAAACGGACACAAACGAAAATTACAAACAGATACGCAGTTATAGCTCACGTTTATATTTAGGCTCTTGTAAATTATAACCATCCATAGTATACCAAAATAAAGAATATCAAATAAAAGTTAAACTGCAACAGAAACTCTTGTAAGTTGTAAGCAATTTGTTTAATCAGCTAACAACCTCCATGCCCAGAATCAGGTGTAAACCACCAAGATGTTTGCAATCAGTAGTTATCACAATCTTCGAAAATGAGGGGCAGGCGCATTAAGGTGACAATGATAAGCACATCTACTATTTTCGCGAACATACTGTAGTTTTTACTTTTTAGAATAAATTTATCTGCTACAATATCCCATTCGAATTGATAGTGCCTTAACATGTAAAGGAGGTCAAAGCTGGGGTAACTTAGTAAGACAACGgatattttaaaataaataagAAGACATGAAAATTACATAGTAAGCCGCAACGTTAGTTGCGCCTCATGTACAAAACCTTGTCCTACTGAGCAAAAGTAAGACTAGCTAAAGTGCTAAACTAAAAATTCCGACATCGAATTCAGAAAACACATCAGCCATATGGGTAAACAAGATCATTCTCTAAACTTCCACAATATTCAACTGATCAAAACATTTATCCAGCTATTCATATCGGATACCAAAGTACAAATCCTCCAAATACTTCACATATTTACAGGCAAACATgtaataataaggtacatacTTCTCATTAACATTGCCACCATTTCACACTAATTAATCGGACAATGCaagggcgccaccgggtggtACTGAGACTCGGTATCACCCAGTGTCGCCATCTCATTTCCATTTAGAATTGAACTCCCAACAACATTTCAGAAGTAAATCTGAAGCAACCATGTTTCAATCAGACAGGTACAAATAATTATgataagtaaaaaaaaatccaTCAAATATTAACAATCAAAAAGAGAATAATTAAGCATGAAAAATCGGACATCATAACATCAGAATagaagtatatatataaaagataaAAATCCAGCAAGAAGATTATGTAAAACATGAAATGAGATTTAcagaataacaaaaaaaaaaaaagagaaagaaaaagagttGGGATTAACATCGATTTTCTGCTGTTCAAGGTGAGCAGCGAGGAGTTCTTCCTGAGTTTGAGCAGTCATTTTTATTTGGTTTGGTGCGAAAGTTGCGGTTGTTGACAAATCGAATCAAATGGTAAAACCCTAAAACCCCAATTTTAGATTTTCAATACACTACTCAACAAGTCTACGCTGGTATCTCCGGCTAAATCTCACTCAATCAGTCTCAACAcggatatactccctcctatttccttatatcttcctctttcttttagcacaaaaattaagaaaggggaataaagaaggaataaagtagaataaattATTGTAGgttgtgaaatttataggtgagagaaaataataaagaatgaatgatgaataaagaatagagaaagtaatgagagttgttgattttttaagagagagaaattaataaaaaatgaatgaaacttaccaaaaaaggaaagagggaagataatcaaacttgtgtgaaaaaggaaagagggaagataataggaaattAGATGGAGTAATTAAAACGGGGtgttgctctttcacatacgccttttactctttcacatactttTTTTCATAAAGTTTTCATCCTCTACCCTTTTCCTAAATCTAAACAAATTAGGTTTTTTATATACCATTTTCCCTAAAATTAAAACCTAATTCTTctaaaacttgaacaatgatttacaattcttcaaattcttcaatCAATGAAGTAATACTAATTTGTTTGGCAATTATTAAAAACGTGTTAATTGTTTATTAATTATTTTGtcttaaaattagggtttataattaCACTAAAAGTTCTTCTATTATGTTTGATGGACTATGGTGTTCGGGACAGGGGCATGGTGGACAACGGTGGTCGGAGCAGGACTCATTGTGGATTGTTAGTTTTTGTATGTAGAAAGTTTGAATTTTGAACCTTTTCCATTATTTCGTGTCTTCAAATACTAACTAATTCTGAGACAGTGAGTTAGTTGGCTTAACTACACAGTTGAGAAATGTGGCCCATTTGTGTCGAGCCATTAGTATCCCAGGGAATATTTCTTGCCATCATACCATGGTTCTTGGAGAAGTACAAGCCATGGACTGCActagagctgatcaaatggcccaagcccattggTCCTACCCGGCCCGGTCCGcttttttgaagggcttgggcctttagttttggcccaaaacagcccatgggccggcctaaaaaggcccaaaatattttggggccgggtttgggccaagcatttggcccaaattttggcccggcccggcccggcccatatttattaataatgaatATTTTTTCTAATAAAATCTATTAAAGTAGCGTTAAAGTTATACCCAATTCTTTACAaactcaagtatatttttttagatttataaaacaaggtatgcataacataaatcatatctacgaatgcatgattaagcattctaaagtggcgatgtttgtctttattttattttagagagcaattcatatgcatttcatcatattttgtacaattttatacactatgtatattttaaaagttgtaactgaaggtattacgctaattatttcctagggtaagtcgtaaattttagggcccgaaaaagcccatttaggcccaaaagcccgcATTAGCCCATAAGGGTCGGGTTTGGGCTTGCTAAATAAGCCCATGCacttggcccggcccggcccacaAAAATGGGCCGCTTTTGTTAGAAaggcccggcccaagcccgcattggcccggcccatgatcacctctagaCTGCACTACAAtaaaaactaaaacaggcgaccgaaatttggcgacttgTAATCGTAGTcgtcaatttggcgactgatatacaaattagcgactgaaatcagtcgctaatttggcgactagcttttttaaaaagggaatcaaatttggcgactgattttttaAGTTTGGCGACGGATTTctaggtagtcgccaatttggcgactgaattttagTCGCCAAATGTAATTTTAGTCGCCAATTTTTTTTATAGAAACCAGATCCCCCTCTCTCCTACTTACTCTTTCGAAAAAAAAGGGGCGAGAAGCAGCGACGACGACGAGCGACCAAATTCGACGACACAacctgtggacaacgcccgcgggaaccgcgtccgcgggatccacactaggcataatcgactcgaggttctttcgaatcgaattaaaacaaattagagtcgccaccaagttttatgggaacttggaaccgttcaagtcaactttacacctttcatcgaaaagcataaagccaatcgactacgagtgattaaagataaagacttgtaccctatatcactcgatttgaatgactctcgtaatccaatggtatttagacggatccacaaaccatagatcttgagtaaggggtgagggtacgtgttaggaagcacataaggacacctaaccccgcccgtcaataacggcctctactaagtcaagtatcggatttcaaacaaagtcgtagctactacgatatatgatatgcaaacatcgttttaaaaccctaacatgtgacaataatttctatgtcgtttaatgcatgaatactaactttgttaaagttgttttagcatgttcgtTGATTTGagataaaagatgcgcaaacacggcttaggaggaatgggggagccattgggatctatcctattacaacccaggcatttcatgccgacacaacgagaaataaattacaactcgatctaattacaacaactatcgaaattattttgactcaattaatataaaacctatatacatgatacaaaattacaatacaaactaacaaaaaacaacttaaactattatgacttaacaaataaaataaatgtaaacaaaaaggctaaaactaagttagattgattaatgatgttagccgatttattaattagtaaacaaattagactagaattaaactaattaaattaaattaaacaaatacaaaggtttgaaataaattaggtacaacttattgattaaattgaacccaactcattaaaattattcaccaatccatatttattaaaataggattagtaaacaattaaagaaacaaaagaagaaaagaaatcaaaactggcagacccgtgcagtgcacggatcagaagtcataacagacccgtgcagtgcacggtttttgtagaaaacaaagttaattgcattttaatttcaaaatcagtaaaataaattacggaaaaattcactaaattaaacttacatattttgaaccttaaaaaataataaaaacaaaatttacaatattagaaataagtaaaacaaattaaaggttaattaattataaattaaattaaataattacgaactaggttaagaacaattctaatttgtcaacgagtgcaaatggaaaggtgttaagcacgcacttccatgctagcgagaaaattagtgaatgggaagatgaattcaattaaaaatTAGAAGATTGCAGATTTCATTTACAATAATGTTATTTTACTCCTAACATGCCTAATGAATTAACGAACTAAATTGAGGTGTTAAATTAGTTGAAAGAATTGTGTAAAGGTGGCCTACTATTACGATGAATGAAAAGATCAAAgttaaaacaaaggtataaataacatactacgtcaattagattgatttaattctgtccgattccaaatacgaggatatgtaaatgagaaagggatacgaccgaccaatctggcggatttctttcccaactcaagtcaacgcgggtattcggaatggcactttaactcatactcgtactatactaatgtttcatagttaacgatgttagacgatgtataatatataaaataggcgatagaaaaacaaataaaaataacgaaataaagagggaaagaaggaggatttgattcaccctcaacctacatgtatcgttgacaccgtcttgggtcgtaatagatcgtagattttatctcgagaggccgtcgtcgacgaagacaattgaaattgaattttgaaatcacgaaacaacacgttcaaaaggcagacttgagcattgattttcaatcactcaccacgacttcgtttctcaacgatttttcaatccgaaagatgttttggaaactagaaagactgaattttgtgaGTATGGAAATAAACCAGAAGTTTTAATAGGATTTGtgcacgagaatcaaggccaaagaccacgacagaaactcgaaaacaagatttgtgtccctgttttcaagcggctgtcacggctttagtttagggtttttttggatgattgatggttgttatttgcagtatgATGTGGGGAtcacttagaggaatgaaagtatggcagaggggaggtctttatagggagttaaagtagggttaaGGTAGGTTAGCCAAGAAGAAGAGCCGTCGGGTTGCTTGTGTTTGTCTTCGACTTTGACTGCTCTTTTCGTGGATAATGAGATAGGATTTGTTAGGGTTAGATGATAGGTTACTTGGGGATTAAGGTAAGGATGAATGTAGGCTAGGTTTAGCACGAAGGGAGGCGAATTTGAGACGAGAAAAAGAGCATACACGGACGGGTTCATGCTCTGTTTTGGAGCTGCTGTACACGGCTGTTTTGGCAAGGTTTTGGGCTCGGTTTCTTAATGGGCAAGGTACTAATAAGTGGTATAGGATGCGGGTATGGATGTAGGTCTGGTAGGAAGCAGGTTGGACGAGTTTTAAACGGGTTTGGGGTTGTTTAATGGACTCGGGTTGAAGGGTGTGAGCTGTTGTGGGCTGTTTATGTCGTGAGTTTGGGAGGGTTTGGACGTGGTTTTGCATGGGGTTAGGGTCTGGTTgtgagggtgagtgatgggttgggttatgggtcaggagttggatcgagtttgcttcgaaaatcgtgtTTAAATCGAgttaaaaacgagctcaaaatcgcgtataaaaccatcgtaaaaaacgagttcttcaaatacgatttataaacgatataaattgatttttcaaatcaaataactaaagaatgatttttcaaattaaaaatatattttattttcaataaaataaatttaagaaaataaattcaaattaaaacaataaaatgaattcactttaaaaaaacatttaatttaaatatcatttaaattaataaaatacttcgtcgataacgctcattctacatcgtaaaacgagcccaaataatgacaatgacaactaaagaatacatgtgtcctatcatcatcgggtgtttgtcgggttctctataaatcccaatatcgacggatacgggtatctgcagagcccccactttgactgaggcttggacaaggcgaaagtcaaagtataccccaggtccctctctacctgaggattctgcgggtcgtttatagtccattagacttgcgtatataaactacttgaccataagaagagatcatacgaaacttcgtcggggattaactcttgctacattgcgtcaaattgtcatcgttggtcgtcgacccataaagctgcatatatggtggattgagccttatccttaggcgcctacgtatccgtttctgacggaatcaaaccgcgtcgtagttcggcaagaaTCGCGACACATGCCCACGATTTATCATCtgttggcgtatgtccaaaattcatcatctgctgacatttgcccaaaatttatcatttgctggcgcttgtccgaatgggacgggactttccaaggaggttgccgccgctttcatcatttgctttcagctacggaattcttccatttca from Silene latifolia isolate original U9 population chromosome 3, ASM4854445v1, whole genome shotgun sequence harbors:
- the LOC141647900 gene encoding nascent polypeptide-associated complex subunit alpha-like protein 1, with amino-acid sequence MTAQTQEELLAAHLEQQKIDHDEPVVEDDDEDDDEDEDDDDDLEGALDVDGSSRSKQSRSEKKSRKAMLKLGMKPITGVSRVTVKKSKNILFVISKPDVFKSPASDTYVIFGEAKIEDLSSQLQTQAAEQFKAPDLSNVLSKPETSAVANDDEDEDPTGVEPKDIDLVMTQAGVSKGKAIRALKASNGDIVTAIMDLTN